In Geminocystis sp. NIES-3708, a single window of DNA contains:
- a CDS encoding ABC transporter ATP-binding protein: MSDIITIKNLQKSYGKIKALKNISFSVKVGEIFGLLGPNGAGKTTTIRCLTTLAQPDSGEIIVGGVSAITQPKQVRQKLGYVAQEVAIDKVLTGRELLNLQASLYHLPFSLAKKRIDQLLKLLGLQEYSDRQTGTYSGGIRKRLDLAAGLLHQPQVLVLDEPSVGLDIESRTIVWDFLRQLKIAGTTVLITSHYLEEIDALADRLAIIDQGEVIAEGSPSSLKDRVGGDRITLKIREFANFEEAQKAKEKLSLLPFVENIIINQTQGNSLNLIVTPKSNPISKIEQTLIENDLPIFSISQSRPSLDDVYLAATGKTLIDAEIEASNNRDLKAEKKQAMKSN; encoded by the coding sequence ATGAGTGATATAATTACAATCAAGAACCTACAAAAAAGCTACGGTAAAATTAAGGCTCTGAAAAATATCTCCTTTTCCGTCAAAGTTGGGGAAATTTTCGGTTTATTAGGACCAAATGGGGCAGGAAAGACGACGACGATTCGATGTTTAACTACCCTCGCTCAACCTGACTCTGGAGAAATTATTGTGGGCGGTGTATCCGCTATCACTCAACCAAAACAAGTTCGCCAAAAGTTGGGTTATGTGGCTCAAGAAGTTGCTATTGATAAGGTTTTAACTGGTAGAGAGTTATTAAACTTACAAGCCTCTCTTTATCATTTACCCTTCTCTCTGGCAAAAAAAAGAATTGATCAATTATTGAAATTATTAGGATTACAGGAATATAGCGATCGCCAAACGGGTACTTATTCAGGAGGTATTCGCAAACGTCTTGATTTAGCCGCTGGATTGCTTCATCAACCTCAAGTGTTAGTTTTAGATGAGCCTTCTGTGGGGTTAGACATCGAAAGTCGCACAATCGTCTGGGATTTTTTGCGTCAACTGAAAATAGCAGGTACAACAGTACTAATTACCAGTCACTATTTAGAAGAAATAGACGCATTGGCAGACCGATTAGCTATTATTGATCAAGGTGAAGTTATCGCTGAAGGTAGCCCTTCTTCTTTAAAAGATCGTGTAGGTGGCGATCGCATTACCTTAAAAATTAGGGAATTTGCTAACTTTGAAGAAGCACAAAAAGCAAAAGAAAAATTATCATTACTGCCCTTTGTCGAAAATATAATCATAAATCAAACTCAAGGTAATTCGTTAAACCTAATTGTTACCCCAAAAAGTAATCCTATTAGTAAAATAGAACAGACTCTTATAGAAAATGATTTACCTATATTTAGTATCAGTCAATCTCGCCCTAGTTTAGACGATGTTTATTTAGCGGCTACGGGAAAAACCTTGATTGATGCTGAAATAGAAGCATCTAATAATCGAGATTTGAAAGCCGAAAAAAAACAAGCCATGAAGAGCAATTAA